In the uncultured Methanobacterium sp. genome, one interval contains:
- a CDS encoding metal-dependent hydrolase, with protein MDFFTHFIVPFAILTLLKVKGFTVKDRLSGGFGGISVDFDVILFAVGFLAPELFIFSHRGITHSFIFGLVTAIIFIYIISRPSVNGFISHLIRRDIKIKFNKRNVLLAYFGVLTHLFLDFLTTGGIPLFYPFSLTRYTANLYYYTDLVTAIVALTVLIILYMRLNPKYKKIALIGFMIMLISFGGIRAYEKMDTLQSQTLSDGYTQITAYPTSDMFTWTVVESDGGSKYQVFSYNTLQKESSNLREVKNLTVNNGSYESAQEAIKYANTLPEVEKFHWNFPHTTINATKTDSGWNLTYSDLIGNHYEPGELSVVVP; from the coding sequence ATGGATTTTTTCACCCACTTCATCGTGCCCTTTGCTATTTTGACCCTTCTCAAGGTCAAAGGATTCACTGTTAAAGACCGGCTTTCAGGAGGGTTTGGAGGAATATCTGTTGATTTTGATGTGATACTCTTTGCAGTTGGTTTCCTGGCCCCTGAACTTTTCATATTCTCCCACAGAGGAATCACCCACAGTTTCATCTTTGGACTGGTAACTGCCATCATATTCATTTACATTATTTCTAGACCATCGGTAAATGGTTTTATCAGTCATTTAATCCGAAGAGATATTAAAATCAAATTCAATAAGCGAAACGTGCTTTTAGCATATTTTGGAGTTCTCACTCATCTTTTCCTGGACTTCCTGACCACCGGGGGCATACCCCTATTCTATCCATTTTCCCTGACCCGTTACACTGCCAACCTTTATTACTACACTGATCTGGTCACGGCAATTGTTGCCCTGACTGTACTCATCATCCTTTACATGCGTCTGAATCCCAAATACAAAAAAATTGCATTGATAGGATTTATGATTATGCTCATCTCCTTTGGTGGAATTCGTGCCTATGAAAAAATGGATACCCTCCAGAGTCAGACCCTAAGTGATGGTTACACCCAGATAACCGCTTATCCCACCTCAGACATGTTCACCTGGACTGTGGTGGAAAGTGACGGAGGTAGTAAATATCAAGTTTTCTCCTACAACACCCTGCAAAAAGAGTCTTCCAATTTAAGAGAGGTTAAAAACCTCACTGTTAATAACGGGAGCTATGAATCTGCACAGGAGGCTATAAAATATGCCAATACCCTCCCTGAGGTGGAAAAGTTCCACTGGAATTTTCCCCACACAACCATAAACGCGACCAAGACTGATTCTGGGTGGAATTTGACCTACTCTGATCTTATCGGGAACCATTATGAGCCCGGTGAGTTATCAGTGGTTGTACCTTAA
- a CDS encoding pyrroline-5-carboxylate reductase dimerization domain-containing protein encodes MEKIGCIGYGAMGSMIIRGILSSGVLSESDLIITTRTLHKLKDLEESYPLVEIAPDNITVARKSQKLFIFVNTGRVKELLEEIKDHLLHNTHIIYIAAGLTMENVEKIFPGRISKVIPSLTSEVGDGISLVAHNSKVEADEAEFVEKIFKALGKVRIVEEDQFGLGANLTSSAPAFISFIMMKFAESALKEGLFTQKEAEEMVKETLYGTAKLLQRTDMAFEDVIAQVATRGGITEEGLDVLEHGLPHVFDELFEITLKKYEKLENQLNDEYDLIE; translated from the coding sequence ATGGAAAAAATTGGATGCATTGGCTACGGTGCCATGGGAAGCATGATCATCAGAGGTATCCTTTCATCTGGAGTTCTATCAGAATCTGATCTCATCATCACTACCCGCACCCTTCATAAATTGAAAGATTTGGAGGAATCATATCCCCTAGTGGAGATAGCTCCAGATAACATAACTGTGGCACGAAAATCACAGAAACTATTCATCTTCGTGAATACAGGCAGGGTTAAGGAATTACTGGAAGAAATAAAGGATCATCTCTTGCATAACACCCACATCATCTACATAGCTGCGGGTTTAACCATGGAAAATGTTGAAAAGATTTTTCCAGGCAGGATAAGTAAGGTAATTCCCAGTTTAACCTCCGAAGTAGGGGATGGAATCTCTCTGGTAGCCCATAATTCGAAAGTAGAAGCTGATGAGGCAGAATTTGTGGAGAAAATCTTCAAAGCCCTGGGGAAAGTTAGAATAGTGGAAGAAGACCAGTTTGGACTGGGAGCTAATTTAACCAGCTCTGCTCCAGCATTCATATCTTTCATCATGATGAAATTTGCAGAATCTGCCTTAAAAGAAGGACTTTTCACCCAAAAAGAGGCTGAGGAAATGGTTAAAGAAACTCTCTATGGAACAGCCAAACTTCTCCAGAGAACAGATATGGCATTCGAGGATGTTATCGCCCAGGTGGCAACCCGTGGAGGCATCACCGAAGAAGGACTGGATGTGCTGGAACATGGATTACCCCACGTATTTGATGAACTCTTTGAAATTACCCTGAAAAAATATGAAAAGCTTGAAAACCAATTGAATGATGAATATGATCTAATTGAATAG
- a CDS encoding slipin family protein, whose amino-acid sequence MDLFTLIIIGIVILIILGLSIRIVNQYERGVVFRLGKVIGVRDPGLRIIIPLVDRMVKPSLQIVTMPIPSQKIITQDNISIDVAAVAYFKVVDAYKAVVEIENYNRAVNQISQTTVRSVVGQFALDEILSETPKINQKIQEIIDDHSEPWGIKVTNVEIKDIKLPDSMQRAIALQAEAEREKRAKIISAEGEYLAAGKLGEAADIITEHPVALQLRIMQVLSNIAAEKNSTIVFPAQLLNSIRDIKDFLGSELEVMEKDKK is encoded by the coding sequence ATGGATTTATTTACCCTGATCATAATTGGCATAGTTATATTGATTATACTGGGACTTTCAATAAGAATAGTCAACCAGTACGAAAGAGGAGTTGTTTTTAGATTAGGAAAGGTTATTGGGGTCAGAGACCCGGGACTTCGCATTATAATCCCGTTAGTAGATAGAATGGTTAAACCATCCCTGCAGATCGTTACCATGCCCATCCCTTCCCAGAAGATCATAACCCAGGACAACATCTCCATCGATGTGGCTGCAGTAGCTTACTTCAAGGTGGTAGATGCTTACAAGGCAGTGGTTGAAATTGAAAATTACAACCGTGCAGTTAACCAGATTTCCCAGACCACTGTCCGTAGTGTGGTTGGACAGTTTGCCCTGGATGAAATTCTCTCAGAAACACCTAAAATTAACCAGAAGATTCAAGAAATCATCGATGACCACAGTGAACCATGGGGTATCAAAGTTACCAACGTGGAGATCAAGGATATCAAATTACCAGACAGCATGCAAAGAGCTATTGCCCTTCAAGCTGAGGCTGAAAGGGAGAAAAGGGCCAAAATCATATCTGCTGAAGGTGAATACTTGGCTGCAGGTAAACTGGGAGAAGCTGCAGACATCATCACTGAACACCCTGTGGCATTGCAACTCCGTATAATGCAGGTTTTAAGTAACATCGCTGCAGAGAAAAACTCCACAATAGTCTTCCCTGCCCAGTTACTGAACAGTATACGAGATATTAAAGATTTCCTGGGATCAGAACTGGAAGTTATGGAAAAAGATAAAAAATAA
- a CDS encoding MBL fold metallo-hydrolase — MPKINDIIVIEGRGNDSNVYVFEDIIVDTGTGQNMDYILKSIKQSGSSVDDLSLIVNTHNHYDHVGGNRYLDLEVAMHPNDARALEEGDEDVLLATMFGKTMEKMEVSRKLNEGDKIHDFEVLLTPGHTSGSICLYDGETLISGDTVFSGGGFGRVDLGGNMDDMRKSLERLSKLDIKYLLPGHGPAVEDGARHVKLACEMSTGYY; from the coding sequence TTGCCTAAAATCAACGACATCATTGTAATTGAAGGAAGGGGAAATGACTCCAATGTCTATGTATTTGAAGATATCATCGTGGATACTGGAACCGGTCAGAACATGGATTACATCTTAAAATCCATTAAACAATCAGGATCCAGTGTTGATGATTTATCCCTTATTGTAAACACCCACAACCACTACGATCATGTCGGTGGCAACCGTTACCTGGATCTGGAAGTGGCTATGCACCCAAATGATGCACGGGCCTTAGAAGAAGGGGATGAAGATGTTCTCCTGGCCACCATGTTTGGAAAGACCATGGAAAAAATGGAAGTAAGCCGTAAACTAAATGAAGGGGATAAAATTCATGATTTTGAAGTGTTACTCACCCCGGGTCATACATCAGGTAGTATATGTCTTTACGATGGTGAAACCCTGATTTCAGGGGACACTGTGTTCTCTGGTGGGGGGTTTGGCCGTGTGGATCTGGGTGGAAATATGGATGACATGAGAAAATCCCTGGAAAGACTTAGTAAACTGGATATCAAATACCTCTTACCTGGCCATGGCCCAGCAGTGGAGGATGGGGCCCGGCATGTTAAACTGGCCTGTGAAATGTCCACAGGATATTATTAA
- a CDS encoding DUF3221 domain-containing protein, giving the protein MKIITLFAILVVLMMGVVYGVMFATGEEKADMNGKIIGICHADPQDENNTQDSILVEGLITGNSQNHNLSVKINKETVVVKKNGNQRENASSTDLKTGDKVAVMFTGPFVDSYPPQTMAKEIVIIPS; this is encoded by the coding sequence ATGAAGATCATAACCTTGTTTGCAATATTAGTCGTGTTAATGATGGGGGTAGTTTATGGGGTTATGTTTGCAACTGGAGAAGAAAAAGCAGATATGAATGGTAAAATAATCGGTATATGTCACGCTGATCCTCAGGATGAAAATAATACTCAGGATTCTATTTTAGTTGAAGGATTGATCACTGGAAACAGTCAAAACCATAACTTATCGGTTAAAATCAACAAAGAAACAGTAGTGGTTAAGAAGAATGGAAATCAACGTGAAAATGCTTCTTCAACCGATCTAAAAACTGGTGATAAGGTGGCGGTTATGTTCACCGGACCCTTCGTAGATTCCTACCCGCCCCAGACCATGGCCAAAGAAATTGTGATTATTCCCTCTTAA
- the fhcD gene encoding formylmethanofuran--tetrahydromethanopterin N-formyltransferase — MEINGVEIQDTFAEAFGIHVSRLLVTAATKKLAKIAATEATGYGTSVIGCPAEAGIDCYVPPEETPDGRPGYIIMICNMSKKKLDHELLERVGMCILTAATTAVFDAMEDPEEKMTTGKKLKFYGDGYEKVTEIDGRTIHSIPLMAGDFLVEEELGIKSGVAGGNLFIMADAPASGLLAAEAVVNAIESIPGTITPFPGGIVASGSKVGSNKYKFLGASTNEKMCVTLKDDVEGCQIPTNVDGVYEIVIDGVDEEAVKAAMKAGIEAAVQVPGVLKMSAGNFGGDLGAFKISLQDLF, encoded by the coding sequence ATGGAAATAAACGGAGTAGAAATACAAGACACTTTTGCAGAAGCATTCGGTATACATGTATCCCGACTGCTGGTAACCGCAGCAACCAAGAAACTGGCGAAGATCGCAGCTACTGAAGCCACAGGATACGGAACATCAGTAATTGGATGCCCAGCAGAGGCCGGAATTGACTGTTACGTCCCACCAGAAGAAACCCCTGATGGCAGGCCTGGTTACATCATTATGATCTGTAACATGAGCAAGAAGAAACTGGATCATGAATTACTGGAACGTGTGGGAATGTGCATCCTCACCGCAGCAACCACCGCAGTCTTCGATGCCATGGAAGACCCTGAAGAGAAAATGACCACCGGTAAAAAACTCAAATTCTACGGAGACGGTTATGAGAAAGTTACTGAAATTGATGGAAGAACCATACACTCCATCCCACTCATGGCTGGAGACTTCCTGGTGGAAGAAGAACTGGGAATCAAATCAGGTGTTGCTGGAGGAAACCTATTCATAATGGCTGATGCACCAGCATCAGGTTTACTGGCTGCAGAAGCAGTGGTAAATGCCATTGAATCAATCCCTGGAACAATCACACCATTCCCTGGAGGAATAGTTGCATCAGGTTCCAAAGTGGGCTCCAACAAGTACAAATTCCTGGGTGCATCCACCAACGAGAAAATGTGCGTAACCCTCAAGGATGATGTGGAAGGATGCCAGATCCCCACCAACGTAGACGGAGTTTACGAAATCGTTATTGACGGTGTGGATGAAGAAGCAGTCAAAGCAGCTATGAAAGCAGGTATAGAAGCAGCAGTACAGGTTCCTGGTGTTCTGAAAATGAGTGCCGGTAACTTCGGTGGAGACCTGGGCGCTTTCAAAATAAGCCTGCAAGATCTGTTCTAA
- a CDS encoding TrkH family potassium uptake protein codes for MRNYLGKKDLILIANPLGMIMQGTGIVVLIPIIIALIYGENEYVGFLAFGAFSILIGAFLRRLPANFNLLKLKHGMIIASLAWLWAALIGSFCLMYSTNIDFLNAYFESMSAWSGSGFSIYANVEILPKSILFLRSLMQWVGGLGVVIVVIGVLIRPGTAAARLYKSEAREEKIKPSITGTVKTIWWIYLLYTILGIVLYVIVGMNLFDAINNTFTNLSTGGMSIKNDNIGAYGSNAIYIVTMILMILGGTSFLVHYKALKGRVIDVFHDIQFQAMIIIISVFYILLIVNAHFTSMDSAFFVISALSCTGSNIQPVSSMINWSDYAKVILLAAMIIGMSAGSTTGALKLIRVVTLAKGLYWEIKKILSPQGSIIPRKISGKPVGDVEIREAGSYTFIYLFFIFISWLVLMSYGYGGIDSLFEVASAQGNVGLSMGIVSYDMPDVAELFMIFNMWIGRIEIIPALVLLKGLWDVFKG; via the coding sequence ATGAGAAATTATCTGGGGAAGAAGGATCTAATCTTAATTGCCAATCCTTTAGGAATGATAATGCAGGGTACCGGTATAGTGGTACTCATACCTATAATAATAGCCCTGATCTACGGTGAAAACGAATACGTTGGTTTTCTAGCCTTTGGAGCCTTTTCAATTTTAATAGGAGCTTTCTTAAGAAGGTTGCCTGCTAATTTTAACCTGTTAAAGCTCAAACATGGAATGATCATTGCATCCCTGGCCTGGCTTTGGGCCGCTCTTATTGGCAGTTTCTGTTTGATGTATTCAACCAACATAGATTTTTTGAATGCTTATTTTGAAAGTATGTCTGCCTGGAGTGGAAGTGGATTCAGCATTTACGCCAATGTGGAAATCCTACCCAAATCCATTCTATTTTTAAGGAGCCTTATGCAATGGGTTGGTGGACTTGGAGTTGTGATTGTAGTTATAGGTGTTTTAATAAGGCCCGGAACAGCTGCAGCCAGGTTATACAAATCAGAAGCACGTGAAGAAAAAATAAAACCCAGTATAACCGGGACAGTGAAAACTATCTGGTGGATATACCTTTTATACACCATTTTAGGTATCGTACTCTACGTGATCGTGGGGATGAACCTGTTTGATGCCATTAACAATACCTTCACCAACCTCTCCACCGGAGGCATGTCCATTAAGAATGATAACATTGGGGCCTATGGCAGCAATGCCATTTATATTGTCACCATGATCCTGATGATCCTGGGTGGTACCAGCTTCCTGGTTCATTACAAAGCGTTAAAGGGACGAGTTATTGATGTGTTTCATGATATCCAATTTCAGGCAATGATAATTATAATTAGTGTGTTTTACATTCTTTTAATTGTTAACGCTCACTTCACATCCATGGATTCTGCCTTCTTCGTCATATCTGCTTTGAGCTGTACTGGATCTAATATTCAACCAGTAAGCTCCATGATCAACTGGTCGGACTATGCCAAGGTAATTCTTTTAGCAGCTATGATCATTGGTATGTCAGCTGGTTCCACCACCGGCGCCCTTAAACTGATAAGGGTGGTTACCTTAGCTAAAGGACTTTATTGGGAGATTAAAAAGATATTATCACCCCAGGGTTCAATAATCCCCCGTAAGATCAGTGGGAAGCCCGTGGGAGATGTGGAAATCAGAGAAGCTGGAAGTTACACCTTTATATACCTGTTTTTTATATTTATAAGCTGGTTGGTGCTTATGAGTTATGGTTATGGTGGGATCGATTCCTTGTTTGAAGTTGCATCTGCCCAGGGAAATGTGGGGCTTTCCATGGGGATAGTATCTTATGACATGCCAGATGTTGCAGAGCTTTTCATGATATTCAATATGTGGATTGGCCGAATTGAAATTATACCAGCACTGGTACTTTTAAAAGGTTTATGGGATGTTTTTAAAGGATAA
- a CDS encoding 3H domain-containing protein, whose amino-acid sequence MQTPSPSIPIVPSIPFSVIKYPVIAVVGLLIYGIIGSTIIMQLDPINAIYFTVITTATVGYGDISPHSPLQKFFVITLVLGGASLIAYAFTLIIMVVSMTVEDITSGARHRRMLKSVKNHFVLCGYGRVGSAVHSELLKRNQDVVIIEKDQKIVEQELWEEPDFLAIPGDATDENIMKDAGIERARGVIITTGEDVDNLFITLTAREIHPEIWIVTRASKKVNIKRLYRSGANKVISPESSGAEDIYFAAIQPTIMKITMMHDVRQIRKEAEIILKHGCTLENIEYHLPEFKEPLARKIGVSEIDQLDHFLDSLDKSPERKKSLERIYESVSGIHSHWISGPDKETLEKVAEDLKKEGLLLGVDLDEEEIKEVARKYGRLVEVVIKPEIKITESHDVLDIREEAEIILKHGCTLEDIEYYLPGFHEPLKRKVGLKDTQEMDRFLKRLDEDSARMEAMERLYILSGGGIHSHRITGPDTKSLTNVESELKKKGFLLGVNLSQEEIFQKIKEYGRVSELLLRHEPGVTSDKKIIISNGGRILDSKHYLPGLEQVVTRKLYLKDYDDLKRCEEEYKKPDARRSLDALSQISRNIHSHTVSAADVKTIKKITKMLDKSGLLLGADLPEKEVWEIVESAEPAGFCIE is encoded by the coding sequence TTGCAGACCCCTAGCCCTTCAATTCCCATAGTTCCTTCAATTCCTTTTTCAGTAATTAAATATCCAGTAATTGCTGTGGTGGGATTGTTAATCTATGGAATAATCGGATCAACAATTATAATGCAACTTGACCCGATAAATGCCATTTATTTCACGGTTATCACCACTGCCACTGTAGGTTATGGTGATATAAGCCCACACTCGCCTTTACAAAAATTTTTTGTGATTACCCTGGTACTGGGAGGGGCCAGTTTAATTGCTTATGCATTTACTTTAATAATTATGGTGGTTTCCATGACTGTAGAAGATATTACATCAGGAGCAAGACACAGGCGGATGTTAAAATCCGTTAAAAATCATTTCGTACTTTGCGGCTACGGGAGAGTAGGTAGCGCAGTTCATAGCGAACTACTAAAAAGAAATCAAGACGTTGTTATCATTGAAAAGGATCAGAAAATCGTTGAACAGGAACTCTGGGAGGAACCGGATTTTCTTGCCATTCCAGGTGATGCAACTGACGAAAATATAATGAAAGATGCCGGTATCGAAAGGGCCAGGGGAGTTATAATAACCACCGGGGAAGATGTGGATAACCTTTTCATTACCCTCACTGCCCGAGAAATACACCCTGAAATATGGATCGTCACCCGAGCCAGTAAAAAGGTAAATATCAAACGATTATACCGTTCAGGGGCTAATAAAGTAATTTCACCCGAAAGTAGTGGTGCTGAAGACATATACTTCGCAGCAATCCAGCCAACCATCATGAAGATCACCATGATGCATGATGTGAGACAAATCAGAAAAGAAGCTGAAATAATCTTAAAACACGGCTGCACCCTTGAAAACATTGAGTATCATCTACCAGAATTCAAAGAACCACTGGCCAGGAAAATTGGGGTTAGTGAGATAGACCAACTAGACCACTTTCTGGATAGCCTTGATAAATCCCCTGAAAGAAAAAAGTCCCTAGAGCGGATTTACGAATCAGTGAGTGGTATACACTCCCACTGGATATCAGGACCGGATAAAGAAACCCTGGAAAAAGTGGCAGAAGATCTTAAAAAGGAAGGTTTACTTTTGGGTGTGGACCTTGATGAAGAAGAAATTAAGGAAGTGGCTCGTAAATACGGGAGATTGGTGGAAGTAGTTATCAAACCAGAAATTAAGATCACCGAAAGCCACGATGTCCTGGATATTAGGGAAGAAGCAGAAATCATCTTAAAACACGGCTGCACCCTTGAAGATATAGAATACTATTTACCCGGATTTCACGAACCCTTAAAAAGGAAAGTTGGGTTAAAGGATACTCAGGAGATGGATAGATTCCTTAAACGATTGGATGAAGATTCTGCCCGGATGGAAGCCATGGAACGGCTTTACATTCTTTCAGGCGGGGGAATACACTCCCACCGTATAACTGGCCCTGACACTAAAAGTCTTACTAATGTAGAAAGTGAGCTTAAGAAGAAAGGATTCCTTTTGGGAGTTAATCTAAGTCAGGAAGAGATTTTCCAAAAGATCAAAGAATACGGAAGGGTGAGTGAACTTTTACTGAGGCACGAACCTGGTGTAACCTCTGACAAAAAGATTATAATCAGTAATGGGGGAAGAATACTGGATTCAAAACATTATCTTCCAGGTTTAGAGCAGGTTGTCACTAGAAAACTCTACCTAAAAGATTATGATGACCTTAAAAGATGTGAAGAGGAGTATAAGAAACCAGATGCACGAAGATCGTTGGATGCCCTGTCTCAGATCTCTCGAAATATACACTCCCACACTGTCTCCGCAGCGGATGTTAAAACCATTAAAAAAATCACAAAAATGTTGGATAAATCCGGTTTACTTTTAGGGGCAGATCTACCTGAAAAAGAAGTTTGGGAGATAGTAGAAAGTGCAGAACCGGCTGGTTTCTGTATAGAATAA
- a CDS encoding metallophosphoesterase has protein sequence MIGIMSDSHDHLKAIKAAVEVFNQSEVELVVHAGDLISPFTSKEFEKLQAPLEAIFGNNDGERRGLRAAYAKLCALEDFKELKVDGRKIAVIHGTNPVLVDALTKSRKYDLVIRGHTHQMEVAEGETMVINPGETCGYVSGVKTVILLNTHDLSWEKVRL, from the coding sequence ATGATAGGTATAATGTCAGATAGCCACGACCATCTGAAAGCAATTAAGGCTGCAGTGGAAGTATTTAACCAGTCAGAGGTTGAACTGGTGGTACATGCCGGTGATCTCATATCTCCATTTACATCAAAGGAATTTGAAAAACTTCAAGCGCCATTAGAGGCAATTTTTGGTAATAACGATGGTGAAAGGCGTGGATTAAGGGCAGCATATGCAAAACTATGTGCACTGGAAGATTTCAAGGAATTAAAAGTTGATGGGAGAAAAATAGCAGTCATCCATGGAACAAACCCAGTACTGGTGGATGCACTTACCAAAAGCCGAAAATATGACCTGGTTATACGGGGCCACACTCATCAGATGGAAGTAGCAGAAGGCGAAACAATGGTTATTAATCCCGGTGAAACCTGTGGATATGTATCTGGTGTGAAAACAGTGATACTCCTGAACACCCATGATCTCAGCTGGGAAAAAGTGCGACTTTAA
- a CDS encoding UPF0104 family protein has product MKHKTLILMLAGVGVLALMVLFIGPEKIESAIQQSNPWYLALAVIIQLAIYGLWTERWSITTSSLDISIKRRHLFPMLLVGLAINNITPSGRGGGEPVRAYILSKYSKSPFENAFATVIADRGLDTFPFIALAIITIITAILYINLPQWMVITLVIGLIILIVVFFLALYMSINRDFGDRAVRWFLKVLKRISSKMHDRIEQRAINAVGGFQDSMKVMITDRKVLLYGIPISFLIWGLEIMRVYVVFLALNINAPLEIIAAVFVISTLIGMIPLLPGGLGAVDGMMILLYSYAGIPPSISAAATLVERLISFWMTTILGVAVLPYFGADAVDKMTKKL; this is encoded by the coding sequence ATGAAGCATAAAACGCTGATTCTGATGCTGGCAGGTGTTGGAGTACTGGCTTTAATGGTGCTATTTATCGGCCCGGAAAAGATTGAAAGTGCCATTCAGCAGTCCAATCCATGGTACTTGGCACTGGCAGTTATCATTCAACTGGCCATATATGGTCTCTGGACTGAAAGATGGTCAATTACCACTTCTTCACTGGATATATCCATTAAACGAAGACACCTATTCCCAATGCTCCTGGTGGGACTGGCCATTAACAACATCACCCCCAGTGGGAGGGGCGGTGGAGAACCAGTGAGGGCATATATACTCAGCAAATATTCAAAGTCACCATTTGAAAATGCTTTTGCAACGGTTATTGCTGATCGGGGCCTTGATACTTTTCCTTTCATAGCTCTAGCCATAATAACCATAATAACCGCTATCCTGTACATAAACCTACCACAGTGGATGGTTATCACCCTGGTAATAGGCCTTATAATATTGATAGTTGTTTTCTTCCTGGCTCTTTACATGTCTATAAACCGTGATTTTGGTGACCGGGCTGTACGCTGGTTTTTAAAGGTTTTAAAAAGAATTTCCAGTAAAATGCACGACAGAATAGAACAAAGAGCTATCAATGCGGTTGGAGGGTTTCAGGATAGTATGAAGGTGATGATCACCGACCGTAAGGTTCTCCTGTATGGAATACCAATTTCTTTTTTGATATGGGGCCTTGAAATCATGAGGGTTTACGTTGTATTCCTGGCCTTAAATATAAACGCGCCTCTGGAGATCATAGCAGCAGTTTTTGTCATTTCAACCCTTATAGGAATGATTCCATTACTCCCAGGAGGTTTAGGTGCAGTGGATGGTATGATGATCCTCCTTTACTCCTATGCAGGCATACCTCCATCAATAAGTGCGGCCGCCACCCTGGTGGAACGGTTGATATCATTCTGGATGACTACAATTTTAGGAGTGGCAGTTTTACCCTACTTCGGTGCCGATGCAGTGGATAAAATGACAAAAAAACTGTAA